A genome region from Festucalex cinctus isolate MCC-2025b chromosome 17, RoL_Fcin_1.0, whole genome shotgun sequence includes the following:
- the ercc4 gene encoding DNA repair endonuclease XPF produces MAGPLLEFETEMFLSLFSCDGLLVVAEGMGIDRILLQFMRVYSEQGSLVLLLNTTTPEQEYFTEQLRVEGVTHLPRTVTSEVQGTERYNVYTKGGVLFVTSRILVVDFLTDRIPAHLISGILVYRAHKIIESCQEAFILRLFRQKNKTGFIKAFTDKATAFSTGFCQVERVMRNLFVKKLYIWPRFQASVNTALERHKPDVVELHVSLTPFMRAIQSSILDIMGACLKELKRYNPTLEAEDLSLENTLSNAFDKTIRHYLDPLWHQLGSKTKALVQDLKVLRVLLLYLTQYDCVTFLNLLESLRSSQKNFGSNSGWLFLDSSTSMFVNARSRVYHIPENMKKLKVGAEAEKKQIASVSEVKRVLVLEKSPKWEALTDVLQEIEKENKNSQHEPGRVLICASDDRTCAQLQQYIRHGAERLLNRLYARTIAKQDPSAAPAFPLAKHKKGKGLLKGGRGSSKGKEQKKATSKSKSRPSLTLTQMVGNEHPVETAAMCSSEDEDDFGDEDGTAEEDAPKLDLSSDAYYAVLKEPLMVIHPLRGCTDPHSLTRVLHEVEPAFVVLYDAELSFVRQLELYKACRPGKPLRVYFLIYGGSTEEQKYLTGLSKEKKAFEHLIREKATMVIPEEREGREDTNLDLARNLEPANATTNTRKAGGQEPPQEPSRVIVDMREFRSELPSLLHRRGLDIEPVTLEVGDYILTPDICVERKSVSDLIGSLQSGRLYAQCLSMSRYYRKPVLLIEFEPAKPFSLTARSDLRQEISSGDVSSKLTLLTLHFPRLRILWCPSPHATGELFLELKKGRKEPDAAAAQAVTAESDAVAESTELYNAGPYDFLLKMPGVNAKNVRALVRNADSLADLAKLSQDKLAQILENANSAKLLYEFLHNVAEVQTPAQKSK; encoded by the exons ATGGCCGGCCCTCTGCTGGAGTTTGAGACTGAAATGTTCCTGAGCCTGTTCAGTTGCGACGGGCTGTTGGTGGTGGCGGAGGGGATGGGGATAGACCGCATTCTGCTGCAGTTCATGCGGGTCTACTCGGAACAAGGCAGCCTGGTTCTACTACTGAACACTACCACCCCCGAACAG GAGTATTTCACGGAGCAGTTGCGAGTGGAGGGTGTGACCCACTTGCCGAGGACGGTGACCAGCGAGGTCCAAGGCACCGAGCGGTACAACGTGTACACCAAAGGAGGGGTCCTGTTTGTCACCAGTAGAATCCTGGTGGTCGACTTCCTCACCGATCGCATACCTGCCCATCTAATTTCAG GCATCCTGGTGTACCGCGCTCACAAAATAATCGAATCGTGTCAGGAAGCGTTCATCCTGCGACTGTTTCGACAGAAGAACAAGACAGGCTTCATTAAAGCCTTCACTGACAAAGCCACAGCCTTTTCCACGGGGTTCTGCCAGGTGGAGCGCGTGATGAGGAACCTCTTTGTTAAGAAACTCTACATTTGGCCCAG GTTCCAAGCGTCGGTAAACACGGCCTTGGAGAGACACAAGCCGGATGTAGTGGAACTCCATGTGTCACTGACGCCTTTCATGAGGGCCATCCAGAGCTCCATCCTGGACATCATGGGCGCCTGTCTGAAGGAACTGAAACGTTACAATCCCACCTTGGAAGCGGAAGATCTCTCCTTGGAGAACACGCTTAGCAATGCCTTCGATAAG ACCATCCGCCATTACCTGGACCCCTTGTGGCACCAGCTGGGATCAAAAACAAAGGCGCTGGTCCAGGACCTGAAGGTGCTGAGGGTTCTGCTGCTCTACCTTACCCAGTATGATTGTGTCACATTCCTCAATCTGCTGGAGTCCCTCCGCTCCAGCCAAAAGAACTTTGGCTCCAACTCAG GGTGGCTCTTCTTGGACTCCAGTACATCCATGTTTGTGAACGCCAGGTCCAGAGTCTACCACATCCCGGAAAACATGAAGAAACTTAAAGTTGGAGCTGAAGCGGAGAAAAAACAGATCGCCTCTGTTTCAG AGGTGAAGCGCGTATTGGTGCTGGAGAAGAGCCCAAAGTGGGAAGCGCTGACTGATGTCCTGCAGGAGATTGAGAAGGAGAACAAGAACTCCCAGCATGAGCCAG GTCGCGTGCTGATCTGCGCCAGCGACGACAGGACTTGCGCTCAACTGCAGCAGTACATCAGGCACGGCGCCGAGCGGCTCCTGAACAGACTGTACGCCCGCACCATCGCCAAACAAGACCCGTCGGCCGCCCCTGCTTTTCCGTTGGCCAAACATAAAAAAGGCAAGGGCCTTCTCAAAGGCGGCCGAGGGAGCTCGAAAGGGAAAGAGCAGAAAAAAGCCACGTCAAAATCTAAAAGCAGACCGTCGCTGACCTTGACTCAGATGGTTGGCAACGAGCATCCCGTTGAAACGGCGGCGATGTGCAGCAGTGAGGACGAGGATGACTTTGGCGATGAAGACGGAACGGCGGAGGAAGACGCCCCGAAGCTGGATTTGTCATCTGACGCGTACTACGCAGTTCTGAAGGAGCCCCTGATGGTCATTCACCCGCTGCGGGGCTGCACGGACCCCCACAGCCTGACGCGGGTGCTGCACGAAGTGGAGCCCGCGTTTGTGGTGCTCTACGACGCCGAGCTCAGCTTCGTGCGCCAGCTGGAGCTCTACAAAGCCTGTCGACCTGGCAAGCCACTCAG GGTGTACTTCCTCATCTATGGCGGCTCAACAGAGGAACAGAAATACCTGACTGGGCTGTCGAAGGAGAAGAAAGCCTTTGAGCATCTCATCAG GGAAAAGGCTACGATGGTCATCCCGGAGGAGAGGGAGGGCCGAGAAGACACCAATTTGGACCTTGCGAGGAATTTAGAGCCTGCCAATGCCACCACTAACACTCGCAAAGCTG GAGGCCAAGAGCCGCCCCAAGAGCCCTCGCGAGTCATCGTCGACATGCGCGAGTTCCGCAGCGAGCTTCCCTCTCTGCTCCACCGCCGCGGCCTCGACATCGAGCCCGTCACTCTGGAAGTCGGCGACTACATCCTGACGCCGGATATTTGCGTGGAGCGCAAGAGCGTCAGCGATCTGATCGGCTCGTTGCAGAGCGGCCGCCTCTACGCGCAGTGCCTCTCCATGAGCCGCTATTACAGGAAGCCCGTGTTGCTCATCGAATTCGAACCGGCCAAGCCGTTTTCCCTCACGGCCCGCTCCGACCTCCGCCAGGAGATATCGTCCGGCGACGTTTCCTCGAAGCTCACCTTGCTCACGTTGCATTTCCCGCGTCTCCGCATCCTCTGGTGTCCCTCGCCGCACGCCACCGGCGAGCTCTTTCTGGAGCTGAAGAAAGGTCGCAAAGAGCCGGACGCCGCCGCCGCTCAGGCCGTCACGGCCGAATCAGACGCGGTGGCGGAATCGACGGAGCTCTACAACGCCGGGCCGTACGACTTCTTGCTCAAGATGCCGGGAGTCAACGCGAAAAATGTTCGAGCTCTCGTGAGGAACGCCGACAGCTTGGCAGATTTAGCCAAGCTGAGCCAGGACAAGCTAGCGCAAATACTTGAGAATGCCAATAGCGCCAAGTTGCTCTATGAGTTCTTGCATAATGTTGCAGAGGTTCAAACTCCAGCGCAGAAGAGCAAATAA